The Penaeus vannamei isolate JL-2024 chromosome 13, ASM4276789v1, whole genome shotgun sequence genome window below encodes:
- the LOC113806592 gene encoding uncharacterized protein — translation MIRYLTFLMMLAAGRAAAAGYGAQQQACVITKTAVVEAPRYVTQTLTQPVYVTDYQTKYQTQYQTQYQTQYVTKVEQVPVYHTKTVPQYYTKTQQVANYITQTVPSYITKTVKQPYYVTRPCKITAGHSGGYGKRR, via the exons ATGATCAG ATACCTCACATTCCTGATGATGCTTGCCGCTGGTCGCGCCGCAGCTGCCGGCTATGGAGCTCAGCAACAG GCGTGTGTAATCACCAAAACTGCAGTTGTGGAGGCTCCTCGTTATGTAACCCAAACTCTGACCCAGCCTGTCTACGTCACGGATTACCAGACTAAGTACCAGACCCAGTATCAAACCCAG taccaGACCCAGTATGTTACAAAAGTAGAGCAGGTGCCCGTGTACCATACGAAGACAGTGCCCCAGTACTATACCAAGACGCAGCAAGTGGCAAACTATATCACTCAGACAGTTCCCAGCTACATTACCAAAACTGTCAAGCAGCCTTATTACGTCACTAGACCTTGCAAAATAACAGCAG GACACTCCGGAGGCTATGGGAAGAGACGTTAA
- the LOC113810759 gene encoding uncharacterized protein, producing MIRYLLGSCLVAVLMVPTAANYGAPVPQVPSYGARPQQQACQTYVVTTTVATPQYFTETKYQTQYQTQYQTQYQTQYQTQYKTQYVTKKQPVSIYVTKTVSNYVTQTQQVNQYVTKTVPSYVTTTVKVPQYVTQSCQVSGGYGGSTGGGYSGNIGYGNSGGPPAIDIRQGPADEPTVGDDEWAWV from the exons ATGATTAG GTACTTATTAGGATCGTGCTTGGTGGCGGTGTTGATGGTGCCAACTGCAGCAAACTACGGagcacctgtgccacaggtcccAAGTTATGGTGCCAGACCTCAACAGCAA gCTTGTCAAACATATGTCGTCACGACCACAGTTGCAACTCCGCAGTATTTCACAGAGACGAAGTACCAAACACAGTACCAGACACAGTACCAGACACAGTACCAGACGCAGTATCAAACTCAG TATAAAACACAGTACGTCACCAAAAAGCAACCAGTGTCCATTTACGTCACTAAGACCGTCTCCAACTACGTCACCCAAACACAACAAGTGAATCAGTACGTCACAAAAACGGTGCCAAGCTACGTCACTACTACCGTTAAAGTTCCTCAGTATGTGACACAGTCCTGCCAAGTTTCTGGAG GGTATGGTGGCAGTACAGGCGGAGGATACAGCGGGAACATAGGATACGGCAACAGTGGAGGCCCCCCAGCTATAGACATACGCCAAGGACCTGCTGACGAACCTACCGTAGGCGATGACGAATGGGCGTGGGTCTAG
- the LOC113811656 gene encoding sialin — MAPRSGYDVESESTPLLGRPAKAGWERKPIYTMVVLGCLGTVVEYCQRVSLSVAIVAMARASGNTSQALRDPSSAYYKEGGEPGGWDAATQGMVLGSFFLGYAASSLAGGRGSEHLGGGRLFGWGIVVSSLLALVSPPCARTSAKLFAVIRMLQGAAQGVTFPAINVMMAAWILPAERAKFTTIVSSGSQLGTVVGTIASGWLCSSSVLGGWPLVFYVFGASGLVWALAWWCLVSERPEDHPGLSEAELKKLKLHQECVKGTETVDIPWLALAKSLPFWALTAATVGNDFGLYTLLMQLPTYLRDVLGFNLEQNGVVSTLPSLLMWASSLGWAALVDALTATEKSSIVTVRRLSMVAALLGPMFGLIALCFVQYDAVLTIAVLLGSAILAGAANSGFLCSHQDLAPNLAGTLLGITKSVGAVAGVINPAISSLLLHREDIMAAWRDVFIISAAMYFISCICYLALISADVQPWNYPHFLRGTLMEEKAVDFVTFSVSVCTSVSVSLIPLNSPSSAPSPASLSLPLPLPVPFLLSISISVSICVTYGQITLSVSLNFSIYLILSMSISLSFCAISISANLSIALLYTLSVSLSLSRPYTVFAKRKASNEVLTMSQMNVPR; from the exons ATGGCTCCTCGCTCTGGGTATGATGTGGAATCCGAGAGCACACCCTTGCTCGGACGCCCGGCGAAAGCAG gatgggaaaggaagccCATATACACGATGGTTGTGCTTGGTTGCCTCGGGACTGTGGTGGAGTATTGCCAGCGGGTGAGCCTCTCCGTCGCCATCGTCGCCATGGCGAGAGCCAGTGGCAACACGAGTCAGGCTCTCCGAGACCCTTCCTCTGCCTATTACAAG gaggggggggagccAGGCGGGTGGGACGCGGCGACCCAAGGCATGGTGCTGGGCAGCTTCTTCTTGGGGTACGCGGCCTCCAGCCTGGCGGGGGGTCGCGGGTCGGAGcacctggggggagggaggttgttcGGGTGGGGCATCGTTGTGTCGTCGCTCTTGGCCCTCGTGTCGCCCCCCTGCGCCAGGACGAGTGCCAAGCTCTTCGCCGTCATCAGGATGTTGCAAGGAGCTGCCCAG GGCGTGACTTTCCCTGCCATTAACGTGATGATGGCCGCCTGGATCCTGCCCGCTGAGAGAGCCAAGTTCACCACCATCGTGAGCTCAG GTTCGCAACTGGGCACTGTCGTGGGCACGATAGCCAGTGGGTGGCTGTGCTCCTCCAGCGTGTTGGGCGGCTGGCCCCTCGTCTTCTACGTGTTCGGGGCGTCCGGGCTGGTGTGGGCGCTGGCGTGGTGGTGCCTCGTGTCCGAAAGGCCGGAGGACCACCCAGGCCTGTCGGAGGCTGAGCTGAAGAAGTTGAAGCTCCACCAGGAGTGTGTCAAGGGAACGGAG ACAGTAGACATTCCTTGGCTGGCCCTCGCCAAGTCCCTTCCTTTCTGGGCTCTGACTGCAGCCACCGTGGGGAATGACTTCGGCCTCTACACCTTGCTGATGCAGCTGCCCACGTACCTACGAGACGTCCTGGGCTTCAACTTGGAACAG AACGGAGTGGTTTCCACCTTGCCTTCCCTGTTGATGTGGGCGTCCAGCCTCGGGTGGGCGGCGCTGGTGGACGCCCTCACGGCCACGGAGAAGTCTTCCATCGTCACTGTCAGGAGGCTGTCCATGGTCGCTG CATTATTGGGCCCCATGTTCGGCCTCATAGCCTTGTGCTTCGTGCAGTATGATGCTGTTCTGACAATCGCAGTGCTGCTGGGCTCCGCCATCTTGGCCGGCGCGGCGAACAGCGGGTTCCTGTGCTCCCACCAGGACTTGGCACCGAACTTGGCGGGGACTTTGCTGGGCATCACCAAGTCCGTGGGCGCTGTGGCAGGAGTGATCAATCCCGCGATCAGCAGTTTGCTTCTGCACAGAGAG GATATCATGGCAGCATGGCGAGATGTGTTCATAATCAGCGCTGCCATGTACTTCATCAGCTGCATCTGCTATCTGGCCTTGATATCGGCCGACGTCCAGCCTTGGAACTACCCGCACTTTCTACGAGGGACTTTGATGGAAGAAAAGGCAGTGGATTTTGTGACTTTTTCTGTCTCGGTGTGCACgtctgtttcagtctctctcattcccttgaactctccttcttctgctccttcccccgcctctctctctcttccccttcctctccctgtcccctttcttctatctatttccatttcaGTTTCGATTTGCGTTACATATGGCCAAATcaccctctccgtttcccttaatttctccatctatctcatcttatctatgtcgatttctctctctttctgtgccatTTCCATATCAGCCAACTTGTCCATCGCCTTGCTATACACTCTGTCAGTTTCACTTTCGCTCTCGCGGCCATACACGGTGTTCGCAAAAAGAAAGGCGTCCAATGAAGTCCTAACGATGTCGCAGATGAACGTCCCACGGTGA